In Chelmon rostratus isolate fCheRos1 chromosome 9, fCheRos1.pri, whole genome shotgun sequence, the following proteins share a genomic window:
- the LOC121611807 gene encoding N-acetyllactosaminide beta-1,3-N-acetylglucosaminyltransferase 2 translates to MARCYCRWRNVLICVCTPCICMALLFIYVAVMLCTAMNNTATPGAYGLEITHFVASGYLRKNTFAPLPKTFWGISPYGDALWNRLQLTVDRHFNPILHPNNTKRRVESSTFHESLLKQSFSEVIDLDSKWRKFDTVPQLMQEFVKHMQRRDYPILFQPDGLCGAGAKYEKGPPLLLLAIKTSELNFKNRQAIRQTWGREGWVRKGRNSTAGEEGGGYVRRVFLLGKEDPAELGVNLSDLLEIESKRYGDILQWDFRDTFFNLTLKDVLFWSWFSRSCGQTHFVFKGDDDVFVNTPKLITYLQEKLKQPQAQETLKDFMIGDVIGAALPSRVNNSKYFIPDSFYKGFYPTYAGGGGVVYSGLLTKRLHSISKRVHLFPIDDVYVGMCMIRLNAHPIHHPAFLTFDFPGKEEEKMCSYHTILLVHKRSPSQVLKLWADMEETQTKCWNVTLRDPVNNGNKL, encoded by the coding sequence ATGGCACGGTGCTACTGTCGCTGGCGTAATGTgttaatctgtgtgtgcactccTTGCATCTGCATGGCCCTGCTGTTCATCTACGTTGCTGTCATGCTGTGCACAGCCATGAACAACACGGCAACGCCGGGAGCCTACGGACTGGAAATTACTCACTTTGTGGCTTCAGgatatttaagaaaaaatacCTTTGCCCCACTCCCCAAAACATTCTGGGGCATCAGCCCGTATGGGGACGCTCTTTGGAACCGACTCCAACTGACTGTTGACCGCCATTTCAACCCCATCCTACACCCCAACAACACCAAGAGGAGAGTTGAAAGCAGTACCTTTCACGAGTCCCTCCTGAAGCAAAGTTTCTCTGAAGTTATCGACTTGGACAGCAAGTGGAGAAAATTTGACACGGTACCACAGCTGATGCAAGAGTTTGTGAAACACATGCAAAGGAGGGACTACCCAATCCTCTTCCAGCCAGATGGACTATGTGGAGCTGGGGCAAAGTATGAGAAGGGTccccctctgcttctcctgGCCATCAAGACATCAGAGTTGAATTTTAAGAACCGGCAGGCCATTCGACAGACTTGGGGCAGGGAGGGCTGGGTGAGAAAGGGGAGGAACAGCACTGCAGGAGAAGAAGGTGGAGGATATGTCCGCAGGGTGTTTCTGCTCGGCAAAGAAGACCCTGCGGAGCTGGGTGTGAATTTATCTGACTTATTGGAGATAGAGAGTAAACGTTATGGTGATATTCTGCAATGGGACTTTAGAGACACATTTTTCAACCTCACCTTGAAAGATGTGCTCTTCTGGAGCTGGTTCTCACGCTCCTGCGGCCAGACTCACTTTGTCTTTAAGGGAGACGACGATGTCTTCGTCAACACCCCGAAACTGATAACCTACCTCCAGGAAAAGCTGAAGCAGCCACAAGCACAAGAGACCTTAAAAGACTTCATGATTGGAGATGTAATAGGTGCAGCTCTCCCCAGCCGAGTCAACAATTCCAAGTATTTTATCCCAGACAGCTTCTACAAGGGCTTCTACCCTACATATGCAGGCGGAGGAGGGGTGGTGTACTCAGGCCTCTTGACCAAACGTCTACACAGCATATCTAAAAGGGTTCACCTTTTCCCCATCGACGACGTTTACGTAGGCATGTGTATGATTCGGCTAAATGCTCACCCCATCCACCACCCTGCCTTTCTAACGTTTGACTTTCctggaaaagaagaggagaagatgtGTTCGTACCACACAATCCTATTGGTCCACAAACGAAGCCCCAGCCAGGTACTTAAACTGTGGGCCGACAtggaagagacacaaacaaagtgTTGGAATGTGACCTTGAGAGATCCAGTCAATAACGGAAACAAACTGTAA